From Camelus dromedarius isolate mCamDro1 chromosome 12, mCamDro1.pat, whole genome shotgun sequence, the proteins below share one genomic window:
- the DUSP8 gene encoding dual specificity protein phosphatase 8: MAGDRLPRKVMDARKLASLLRGGPGGPLVIDSRSFVEYNSGHVLSSVNICCSKLVKRRLQQGKVTIAELIQPAVRGQVEAAEPQDVVVYDQSTRDASVLAADSFLSILLSKLDGCFDSVAILTGGFATFSSCFPGLCEGKPTALLPMSISQPCLPVPSVGLTRILPHLYLGSQKDVLNKDLMTQNGISYVLNASSSCPKPDFICESRFLRIPINDNYCDKLLPWLDKSIEFIDKAKLSSCQVIVHCLAGISRSATIAIAYIMKTMGMSSDDAYRFVKDRRPSISPNFNFLGQLLEYERSLKLLAALQGDGASHPGTPEPLPGPAAPLPPLPPPTSESAATGSAAAAAAREGAQTAGGEALAPAPATSALQQGLRGLHLSSDRLQDTNRLKRSFSLDIKSAYAPSRRPDHPGPPDPGEAPKLCKLDSPSGGALGLPSPSPDSPDSAPETRPRLRRRPRPPAGSPARSPAHGLLNFGDAPRQTPRHGLSALSAPGLPGPGQPAGPGGWAPPLDSPGTPSPDGPWCFSPEGAQGAGGARFAPFGRAGGQGAGGGDLRRREAARPEARDARTGWPDEPAPETQFKRRSCQMEFEEGMVEGRARGEELATLGKQASFSGSVEVIEVS, from the exons ATGGCCGGGGACCGGCTCCCTCGGAAGGTGATGGACGCCAGGAAACTGGCCAGCCTGCTGCGGGGCGGGCCCGGGGGGCCGCTGGTCATCGACAGCCGCTCCTTTGTGGAGTACAACAGCGGGCACGTGCTCAGCTCTGTCAACATCTGCTGCTCCAAGCTGGTGAAGCGGCGGCTGCAGCAGGGCAAGGTGACCATCGCCGAGCTGATCCAGCCCGCCGTGCGCGGCCAG GTGGAGGCCGCAGAGCCGCAGGACGTGGTGGTCTATGACCAGAGCACCCGGGACGCCAGCGTGCTGGCCGCAGACAGCTTCCTCTCCATCCTGCTCAGCAAGCTGGACGGCTGCTTTGACAGTGTGGCCATCCTCACGG GGGGCTTTGCcaccttctcctcctgcttccctggcCTCTGTGAGGGCAAGCCTACTGCCCTGCTGCCCATGAGCATCTCCCAGCCCTGTCTGCCCGTGCCAAGCGTGGGCCTGACCCGCATCCTGCCCCATCTGTACCTGGGCTCTCAGAAGGACGTCCTGAACAAG gatcTGATGACCCAGAACGGGATCAGCTATGTCCTCAACGCCAGCAGCTCCTGCCCCAAGCCCGACTTCATCTGTGAGAGCCGCTTCCTGCGCATCCCCATTAATGACAACTACTGTGACAAGCTGCTGCCCTGGCTGGACAAGTCCATCGAGTTCATCG ATAAAGCCAAGCTGTCCAGCTGCCAAGTCATCGTCCACTGTTTGGCCGGCATCTCCCGCTCTGCCACCATTGCCATCGCGTATATCATGAAGACCATGGGCATGTCCTCAGACGACGCCTACAG gttcGTGAAGGACCGGCGCCCGTCCATCTCGCCCAACTTCAACTTCCTGGGCCAGCTGCTGGAGTATGAGCGCAGCCTGAAACTGCTGGCCGCCCTGCAGGGCGACGGGGCTTCCCACCCGGGGACCCCggagcccctcccaggccctgcgGCCCCACTGCCACCGCTGCCACCACCTACCTCAGAGAGCGCTGCCACCGGGAGCGCAGCGGCTGCTGCAGCCAGGGAGGGCGCCCAGACGGCAGGGGGCgaggccctggccccagcccctgccaccaGCGCGCTGCAGCAGGGCCTGCGGGGCCTGCACCTCTCCTCCGACCGCCTGCAGGACACCAACCGCCTCAAGCGCTCCTTCTCGCTGGACATCAAGTCGGCCTACGCCCCCAGCCGGCGGCCCGACCACCCCGGGCCCCCGGACCCCGGCGAGGCCCCCAAGCTCTGCAAGCTGGACAGTCCTTCGGGGGGTGCGCTGGGCCTGCCCTCGCCCAGCCCCGACAGCCCGGACTCGGCGCCGGAGACGCGCCCGAGGCTCCGCAGGCGGCCCAGGCCTCCAGCCGGCTCCCCCGCGCGCTCCCCCGCCCACGGCCTCCTGAACTTCGGCGACGCCCCCCGGCAGACTCCGCGGCACGGCCTCTCGGCCCTGTCGGCGCCCGGGCTGCCTGGCCCCGGCCAGCCGGCCGGCCCTGGGGGCTGGGCGCCACCGCTCGACTCCCCGGGCACGCCGTCGCCCGACGGGCCCTGGTGCTTCAGCCCCGAGGGCGCGCAGGGCGCGGGCGGCGCGCGATTCGCACCCTTCGGCCGGGCTGGCGGGCAGGGCGCGGGCGGTGGCGACCTGCGGCGGCGGGAGGCGGCGAGGCCCGAGGCCCGGGACGCGAGGACCGGCTGGCCGGACGAGCCGGCCCCGGAGACGCAGTTCAAGCGCCGGAGCTGCCAGATGGAGTTCGAGGAGGGCATGGTGGAGGGGCGCGCGCGCGGCGAGGAGCTGGCCACCCTGGGCAAGCAGGCCAGCTTCTCCGGCAGCGTGGAGGTCATCGAGGTGTCCTGA